The genomic window ATTTCTATGCCTTTTGAAAGCTATGAAATTTTTAGATACTGATTTTTGAAGATAGTATTTTTCTTGTTATTACCTGCATTGTTTTTGCTGTTGCCTATATTTTTTTCATATTGAATTGTTTCTGGGTATAGCATATTTTATTATTTGTTATCGTTGTTTGTAATTTTTGCGATGGTATATTTGGCTGTTTTCTTTTCTGTTGTTTTGTTTTTGTTGTTGTCTGCATTTGTTTTTTCATTTAAAAGAATATATATAAATTGATTTTTGTTGAGTGTTTTGGTGTTTATGCTGTTTTCTGCTTTGTTGGTGTTTTTCTCTGCTTATGAGAATATGACTGACCAAGAGACCTTTTTGGAGCAGTATATCCTTACATTTGATTATGAAAATATATTTCTTCCTTGGAACTGGCTAAATGCTATGTTTGTAAATTTTGTGCAGTGAAATTATTCTTTGTTTTTTAGTTGATTTTTGTTTACAGCTGTAAGTATTGTATTTTTTTATGCTCTTATATGATTTTTGTCACAAAAGTATTATTATCAAAGCAAAGAGAATTTTGCTATGTATAGTATTTTTCCTAAAAAGAAAACTGTAAGTTTGATCTCATTTTTTTGAAAAAATCCTAAAATAAATTTACTAAAAAAAGATTTTCTTTTGTATATGAAAGATCCTTCGTGGCTAAGTCAGTTTATGATATTTTTTGTACTTATATGAATAAGTGTGGTTGTGATAAATTCTATTACCCTTGAAGAGATAGATACTCCTATGACAGCTTCTATTATTACTTTGTCTACTTTGGCTCTTACCTGATTTATGATTTCTGCAACTGCTTTGAAAATTGTTTATCCAAATATATCAATAGAATGAAAATCTTTTTGGATACTTAGAACTATTCCAGTATGATTGAATTATATATATTTTTTGAAATTTATTTTCTTTGTGGTGTTTTTTGTTTTAGTAGGTTTGCTTATTAGCCAAGCTTATGCAAGTATAATTTGATTTATAGATGTTGTGTATATATTTATTTTGTTGATGTTGTTGCCTTTGATATTTGTGGTTGTTAGCCTGTATTTTACTTTGTGAAATATATATCCAGACTTTAATGAGACTAATCCTTCTCAGATAGCTACTTCTATGCCTGCTTTTGGAGCAGTAATTATTTCAAATATTTTTATAATAATTGTTTGTTTGCTTATTTATTCCAAAGTTTTTAGTTATTATGAAAATGTACAAGAATGTGAAATTCTTTGATTATATTATTTTTGGGATGTTTTAGTTATTTTTTATCCTGTTTTGATTTTGCTTTGAGTATTTATATCATGGATAGGGTATAGGCAGTTTATCAAGCTTTAGAAGATGATTTGTATATTTCTATCATATTATAACAGCTTTCTGAAAGCAAGAAAAGTTGGTGTATACTTACAATATCAAAAAAGTTATCACCTGGATTTAATTTTTTGAAGTTGATTTTTATTGAATATCAGTATGATTTGCTTCATGTCCGGTATTTAGGAAACAGTTTGTGATAGTTGAAATTTAAGTGTATTTGGTGTTTTCATCTTTCAAGAAGGTATATTTTTTGGGATTTGTAGTCTTGTTGTTTCAGGTACATATTGAAATGAGTATTGTGGGATAGTATATTTCTTATAAAACTAACTGTTTGTTCAAAATGAAAGTATTGTCATTTGAGGTTTTCTTGTAAAAATTTTTTGAATTCGTTATTGGTTTCCAAAAGTTCTTTGACGGTAGCTGTAATTCACCTGAACATACTTATTTGTGTGAAATAACCAAAAATATTTTGTTTTTCTTGGTTTTGATAGATTTCTTTTAAAAGTTTTTTAATTGTTTGTTCTTTTAGCGTAAAGCTTGTATTTTTTCATGTTTGTATTTTTAGGTCTTTTGCAAACTCTGATAAATCATTTTCTTTTATTATATCTTCAAGAAAAAGTCAAAGATACAAAAATCTATAATAAGACTGTATAAGATCAAGTGAGGACTTAATTTCCATTTTGTTGGTTAAAGTTTGTATTTAAAAAAGAAATTTTTCAGGTTGTTTTGTTGGTTATTCAAACATTCTTTTTAGGTCTTCATCTTTTATCATAGCAGGTGTTCGCATAGGGTCAAAAGTAAGCTCGACTTCTACATTAGATTCAGGAAATTCATCTTGTACTGCCTGCTTAGTCATTTCTATGATAAGATCAGCAGAGGGGCATGCTGGTGTAGTCAATGTCATTAGTATAAAAACATTATTTTCTTGTATATCCACATTGTATATAAGTCACAAGTTATATATATCAATTACTGGCATATCAGGATCGTATACTTCTTGTAGTAGTTCGATTACTTTTTCTTCTGTGATATTATTGCTCATTTTCATATCATGTTATTATATGTAAAATTAAAAATATCAAAAATATTATTCCTCATAAAATTTTATTTCGTTCTTCTAGTGAAATCAATGATAAATTTACAAGTACAAACAATCCAAAAAGTAATGATAGCTTATAACTTCTAGATGCAATACTCAAAGCTCATTTTACAGCAAAAAGTTTTTGTCAAAGGAAGAACAGATAGAAGCTTCATCACCATACAATTAAAAATACAGCAAAAAAACCAAATCATAATCATATTATCGGGTCTTGATATATATTTATATAATTGAATAAAAGATAAGCTATGCTAACTCCTACAAAAATTTTTATGAGTGCTCATATATGATAAAATATCATAGCTTTATAAAATGTTTATGTTTTAAAGTTATTATTAGTTTTCTACATTTATTTCATCTGCCTCTGTCTCTTCTACAAGAACTTCTTCTATAGATGGTATATAAAGAAAGTTGTTTCACATTTCATAAAACTTGTAGTACAATTTTTCCCAAAGTCAGTGAATTAGAGGTGTCAAAGTATAAGTAAGTATACTTGGTAGTGTAAGTAGGAATTCAGTTCATTCTCAAGCAGTAAGATTTATATTTTTGTATACTGCAGAGAAAAGTAATAGAGAAAGGCTAAAAGCAATAGTTGTTCATACTATGTGGACACCACTATAGTTTGGATTTGTAGAAAACTCTATTACAGATAATGTTATAAAAACAGAAAAAAATATATGAAACGCAAGTATAAAAAATACTGCTTCTATATTGTCAAAAAATAGTATATATATAGGTGCAGCTATAAAAAACAATATAACGTTGATTATGCTTCAAAGTCATAGCATTTTACCAAGATCATAGTACTTTTCTCCAAAAATCATATTGTATACCATAGTTATAATGCTATTTCATACCATAGTTCAAACAAATGCAATTACTAACATCACTAATGATAATAGAGGATTTCCTCAGCCTCAAGAAATGGAGCCTTGTATTGTTTCTTCAAACATTCAGCTAAAAATCATTAGCATAACAAATATAAAAAATGATATCATAAGTCAAACTACCAGTCATATTCCTGTTTTTCATACAATTGAATATGGTGATGGATTGGAAGGTGCAATATTAAGTGATTTTGAGTTTTCCATTATGTCTTTTTATATTATAAATTATTTTAATCGCATCATATTGTTTTTATATATTCTTCAAACTTATCAAATTCTCTTTCCTGACTCATGAAAGATATTACATATCAGTATCTTTCATAAACAAAATAAAATTGTGTCATATAGTAACTAGGTTGACTATCAAAAACAGATTCAAATACGCCAAAATTTCATATGAATCAATTGATTTCTTGTCATTTACATGAGAAAGTATGTTCATTAAGTCATCAAAAATTTGTTGCAGGCATTTGATTTAGCAGTATAGATGAGTTTGCCCTTGCAAACTCATCTGGATCTTGATTTACATTTGTTTTGGTTCTGGTAGCTATAAAATTCTTGTTGAATTCATCAAAATTTCCTTTTCTGTATGAAGTAAGTACTTTATTTCTAATCTGTTTTCATTCAAATATACTACTTGCAACTCTATTGTAATCCTTATTAATCTGTATATAAAAATCTTCAAAACTTACTGTTTCAGCTTCTTCCTCTCCTCAAAACCCCAAGCATCAAGAAATAGTAATTGTAATGAAAATGATCAAAAAGACATTTAAAAACTTTTTCATTAAATTATACTAAGAATATAAACTCAACTAAAAATCATACCAAATAATGTTCATATTGCAAGTCATTTTATATATGCTTTATCTTTGTCTTCTTTTTCCTTTAGATCATCTTTTGAAATTAAAATAAAAGATATAATATATCAAAGCATAATTCAGGTTAGAAGTAAGTATCAAGGCATAAGTATATTTCCAGATAGTTCAAATATACTATCTTCAAGTATATAATCTCATCTCAAAAAAAATATTCATACAATTATAGACATCAAGAAGAATATTCCTTTTAGTGTCTCAAGTAGTATCACCATAATGGTTTATTTAGAAAATAAAATTAACTTTCTTTTTTGAGCTGGATTTTTCAATCATTTTCATCAATTGATATTATTTTTACTCTAATTTTATCGTTTTCTTTAAACATAACTTTTGGATCTGATATGAATCATTCTCATAAGTTTTTAACATGACAAAGTCATGTCTTATTCTTTCAAAGCTCTACAAATACTCAATATGATTCTACTCTGGTTATTTTTCATTCAATTGTTTCTCAAACTGTTGGTTGCCAAGAAGACTGTTTTATCATATCAATTGCAAGTTTTTCTTCTTCTTGATTTTTGGATGTAACAATTGTAGTTCAGTCATCTTTAAAATCAATTTTTGCTCAAGTTTCTTTAACAATATTGTTTATATTTGTTCATCATGATCAAATAACATCTCTTACTTGAGTAGGAGTTAGTTTTAGTGTAGTTATTCTAGGTGCATAAACACTTAAACTTTCTCTTGGTTGTGATATTGTTTTTATCATATCCTCAAGAATTTCATTTCTTGCTTTATTAGCCTTTTCTATAGCTTTCTCTACTATATCTAGTTGTAGGCCTTTTATTTTCATGTCCATTTGTAGTGCAGTAATTCAATTTTTTGTTCCTGCAACTTTGAAATCCATATCTCCAGTAAAGTCTTCAACTCACTGAATATCTGTTAAAATTTTGAATTTATCTCAATCAGTAACCAATCCCATAGCAACTCAACTTACAGGTTGTTTTATTGGTACTCATGCATCCATAAGCGATAGTGTGGATGCACATACAGATGCCATTGATGTTGATCAGTTACAGCTTAATACTTCAGAAACAATTCTTGTTGTATAAGGGAATTCTTCCTCTCAAGGAATTACTGATTCAAGTGCTTTTTCTACCAGTTTTCAGTGTCAGATTTCTCTTCTGCTTGCAGGTCATCACCTTTTTGCCTCATTTGTAGAAAATCATGGCATATTATAATGGTGCATAAATCTTTGTTCAACAGCATCAGACTCCATATCATCTACTAGTAGGTAATCTCAAGGAGCTCCTAATGTGGTTGCAGAAAATACTTGTGTTTCTCATCTTTGAAAAAGTCCCGATCAATGTATTCTTGGAATAAGTCAAACTTCATGATAAAGTGATCTGATTTCATCAAGTTTTCTTCAATCTACTCTTTTTTCTTCATTGAGGATTTTTTCTCTTACAAACTCTTTTACTATATTAAATACTGCTGATTTTACTTTTGTAGTTGTAAAGTTTGTGTTGTTTTCGTCTTCAATCTTGTCTTTTGTTTTTTCTAGTGATTCCTGCTCAAATCAACTAACTATTTCGTTAAATTCTTTTTTAGTTGTTGGTATCAAAGCTTCTAATTTATCTTTTGTTATAATTTTTTTCAAAACTCCTACTAATTCTTCAGAAGGCTTATTTGTAGTGATTTCTTGAGGTTTTATTTCAAATTGGCTCAAAAATTCTTCTTGGAATTCACATATTTTTTTGATGTTTTCTTGTCATATTTCAAAAGCTTTCATTAAAGTGCCTGTATCAACTTCATCTCAATTGCATTCTACCATTGTTATTGTGTCTTTTGTTCAAGCAAGTAATAATTCTAGTGTTCAATTATTTGTTTCTTCATATGTAGGATTTATTATAAAGTTGCCATCTTTATATCAAATTCTTACAGCTCCAATTGGTCATTGTATGGGAATTCAAGCTAGCATACTAGCAAGAGATGCTCAAATTATGCTTGGTACTGCTGTGGTGTTCTCTTTGTCAACAGATAATGGTGTTATACTTATAACTGTGTCATTGATCATTCCGTCTGGAAACATAGGTCTAAGTGGTCTATCTGTAAGTCTTGAGGTGAGTATTGTCTGTTCGGAAGGCTTTCATTCTCTTCTAATGTATAATGCTCACCCAATTTTTCATCAAGCATAAAAAGACTCTCTGCAATCTATTGTAAGGGGTAGGAAATCCTTATTTTCATCTGGTTTTTTGTTCATTACTGATGTGACTAATACAGCTGTTTCTTCTAATTTTATGTATACAGATCAATCTGCTTCAGGAGCTAGCTTTCAAGAACTAACTTCAAATTGTTTTCATTCCCATAAAAAACTTTTCTTTGTGTCACTAACTTCTTTCTTTTTTATCATAAAAATTATTATATATATAAATATTTAGTCTTTTATATTTTTTTAAGCAAAAAAATCAAGAAAAATACGGTTTTGTTTTTATGTTTATAAGTCAAATCCTTTAATTTTTCCTTGTTTTTTGGTAAAAAATATTTATATTATCTCAAATTTTACATTGAAAAAATTTTTTTATGAAAAGTTTATCACAGGTTAGTAAAGAGCTTAATCTTTCTAAGCAAGAGCTTCTAGAATTGATTTATAAAAAAACTTGAAAATCTTATAGTCCAAAAACTTCAAAAATATCTGATAGTGTTTATGATAAAATAAAGTCAGATCTTTCAGAGGAAAGTGTGAAAAATTCTTCTGTCAAAGAAAAAATTGAGGATGAAAAATCAAAGGTTGCTACAGCAGAAGATATTTTTTCTGAGGAGTGATCTTTTCTTTCAGAGTTATGATTTTCTACAGAAGAAAAAATAGATGAAAAAAGTCAGAAAGAAGATTTGGAAGACGATGATTTATTTGCTTCTACAAAAAAGACTATTTCAAGTTGAAATAAAACTACTTTCACACAAAAAAAGTCTTTTAACGATAACAAGAAAACATCTCAAACACAGAAAGCAACTAATATAGAAAAGGATAAAAAAGAAATTTGATCTGATGATTCAAAAAAAACACAAATAACAGTTAGAAAAAAATCAGATAAACCTGCTTATGATAATAAGAATCAAAAAAGTTCTGGTTGAGGGCAATCATATAATGCAAAAACTTCATCTGCTTCAAAATCTTTGTCAGGTTGATCGGATGAAAAAAAGCTTACCAAAAAAGAAAAGAAAAAGCAGAAAATATCAAAAGATGAAAAAAAATCTGAAACAAATGTAAAAAAGGAAGAGGCTCCAAAAGTTTCAGAAACCCTAAAAAAGAAGGAAAAAATTGTAGTTTCTTCAACTATATCAATAAAGGAATTTTCTGAGAAGATGGGTATTCCTTTGCAAGAGGTGATGAAAAAATTGTTGGCTAACAAGATTGTATTACCTGTAACTGCAAATATAGATTTTGATACAGCTAGTTTGATTTGAGAAGAATTATGAGTAAAAGTAGAAAATGAATGAACTGATGTATCAGTAGAAGAATTATTGAGTTGAGATTTGGATTCTATACTAGCTCCTGATAAAAAAATAGAAGAAGCTGATGTTAGGCCTCCTGTGGTAGCTGTTATGTGACATGTAGATCACTGAAAAACTAAGCTTTTGGATTATATTAGAAAAACAGATAAAGTTGAATGAGAAGCTTGATGAATAACTCAAAGTATATGAGCGTCTCAAGTTCATCATAATGATCAAAAAATAACATTCATTGATACACCATGACATGAGCTTTTTACTTCATTAAGAGCTAGGGGTACTAAGATTACAGATGTGGCAGTAATCGTAGTAGCAGCAGATGATTGAATACAGCAACAAACAATAGAGGCAATAAATCATGCAAAAGAAGCCTGAGTGCCAATAATTGTTGCTATTACAAAAATAGACTTACCAAATTCAAACATTGAAAATATTAAATGAAGGTTGGCTGAGTTTGACTTAATACCAGAAGATTGGTGATGAGATACTATTACTGTACCATTGTCTTCTATAACATGACAGTGAATATCTGATTTGATGGATATGATTTTGTTGCAGTCCGAAATGTTGGAATTGAAATACGATCCTCAAAGAAAGTGAGTTTGAGTTATTTTGGAGTCAGATAAAGACTCAAAAAAGTGAATAACTGCTTCTACAATAGTTATGACTGGGAATCTTAATGTATGAGATGTTGTTGTTGTGTGAGAAACTTTTTGAAGAGTAAGAAAACTAACAAACTGGAAACATCAGGATGTTAAAACTGCTTATGCTTGAGATCCAGTACAGATTTTGTGAATACAGGATCTACCAAAGCCATGAAAAATCTTGGAGTCAGTGAGCTCAGAAAAAGATGCTCGTGCTAAAATACAAGCAATTCAAGAAAAGGCATCACAACAAACAAATCAATCTTGAATGCAAAATATATTGGATCAAATATGAAAGTGAGATAAAGTACAATTAAAGTTGATTTTAAAAGCAGATAGTTTTTGAAGTCTTGAGGCTGTAAAATATGCAGTAGAAAAGCTGGAAATGCCTGAAAATATTGAGTTGAAGATTATTCATAATGATGTGTGAGATGTTTCTGATTCTGATATTATATTGTGAAATGCTTCTGAGGCATTTGTAGTATGATTCAATGTAAAAGTATCTTGATCAATAAAAAAGAAGGCAGAATCACAAAAGGTTGTAGTAAAGTCTTTTGATGTTATATATGAGCTTATAGATTATGTTGATAGACTTTCTAAATGACTGGTAAAACCAGAGGAAAAAGAAGTTTATATATGAAGGCTTGAAGTTTTGTGAGTATTTTTCAAAAGAGGTAAGGAGATGATCGTATGAGGAAAGGTGTTGGATTGAGAAGTTAGAAATTGAAGTTTTTTGAAGGCTTATAGATGAGAAGAACAGGTGTCTTGATGAAAAATAACATCACTTAAAAGAGAGCAAGAAAATGTAAACACAGTAAC from Candidatus Absconditicoccus praedator includes these protein-coding regions:
- a CDS encoding putative ABC transporter permease subunit, giving the protein MENLLMKYYFKTLFSSIKTFAKEKLFFFIGGIILLGSFWIIIGTICYIFFSYLINNFPGGHIFAPNLISFVVYIMFLVFVFSGFVASISTLYKSREINFLISMPFESYEIFRYGFLKIVFFLLLPALFLLLPIFFSYGIVSGYSIFYYLLSLFVIFAMVYLAVFFSVVLFLLLSAFVFSFKRIYINGFLLSVLVFMLFSALLVFFSAYENMTDQETFLEQYILTFDYENIFLPWNWLNAMFVNFVQGNYSLFFSGFLFTAVSIVFFYALIGFLSQKYYYQSKENFAMYSIFPKKKTVSLISFFGKNPKINLLKKDFLLYMKDPSWLSQFMIFFVLIGISVVVINSITLEEIDTPMTASIITLSTLALTGFMISATALKIVYPNISIEGKSFWILRTIPVGLNYIYFLKFIFFVVFFVLVGLLISQAYASIIGFIDVVYIFILLMLLPLIFVVVSLYFTLGNIYPDFNETNPSQIATSMPAFGAVIISNIFIIIVCLLIYSKVFSYYENVQECEILGLYYFWDVLVIFYPVLILLGVFISWIGYRQFIKL
- a CDS encoding metal-sulfur cluster assembly factor encodes the protein MSNNITEEKVIELLQEVYDPDMPVIDIYNLGLIYNVDIQENNVFILMTLTTPACPSADLIIEMTKQAVQDEFPESNVEVELTFDPMRTPAMIKDEDLKRMFE
- a CDS encoding polyribonucleotide nucleotidyltransferase, which encodes MIKKKEVSDTKKSFLWEGKQFEVSSGKLAPEADGSVYIKLEETAVLVTSVMNKKPDENKDFLPLTIDCRESFYAGGKIGGALYIRREGKPSEQTILTSRLTDRPLRPMFPDGMINDTVISITPLSVDKENTTAVPSIIGASLASMLAGIPIQGPIGAVRIGYKDGNFIINPTYEETNNGTLELLLAGTKDTITMVECNGDEVDTGTLMKAFEIGQENIKKICEFQEEFLSQFEIKPQEITTNKPSEELVGVLKKIITKDKLEALIPTTKKEFNEIVSGFEQESLEKTKDKIEDENNTNFTTTKVKSAVFNIVKEFVREKILNEEKRVDGRKLDEIRSLYHEVGLIPRIHGSGLFQRGETQVFSATTLGAPGDYLLVDDMESDAVEQRFMHHYNMPGFSTNEAKRGGPASRREIGHGKLVEKALESVIPGEEEFPYTTRIVSEVLSCNGSTSMASVCASTLSLMDAGVPIKQPVSGVAMGLVTDGDKFKILTDIQGVEDFTGDMDFKVAGTKNGITALQMDMKIKGLQLDIVEKAIEKANKARNEILEDMIKTISQPRESLSVYAPRITTLKLTPTQVRDVIGSGGTNINNIVKETGAKIDFKDDGTTIVTSKNQEEEKLAIDMIKQSSWQPTVGETIEGKITRVESYGVFVELGKNKTGLCHVKNLGEGFISDPKVMFKENDKIRVKIISIDENDGKIQLKKES
- the infB gene encoding translation initiation factor IF-2; translation: MKSLSQVSKELNLSKQELLELIYKKTGKSYSPKTSKISDSVYDKIKSDLSEESVKNSSVKEKIEDEKSKVATAEDIFSEEGSFLSELGFSTEEKIDEKSQKEDLEDDDLFASTKKTISSGNKTTFTQKKSFNDNKKTSQTQKATNIEKDKKEIGSDDSKKTQITVRKKSDKPAYDNKNQKSSGGGQSYNAKTSSASKSLSGGSDEKKLTKKEKKKQKISKDEKKSETNVKKEEAPKVSETLKKKEKIVVSSTISIKEFSEKMGIPLQEVMKKLLANKIVLPVTANIDFDTASLIGEELGVKVENEGTDVSVEELLSGDLDSILAPDKKIEEADVRPPVVAVMGHVDHGKTKLLDYIRKTDKVEGEAGGITQSIGASQVHHNDQKITFIDTPGHELFTSLRARGTKITDVAVIVVAADDGIQQQTIEAINHAKEAGVPIIVAITKIDLPNSNIENIKGRLAEFDLIPEDWGGDTITVPLSSITGQGISDLMDMILLQSEMLELKYDPQRKGVGVILESDKDSKKGITASTIVMTGNLNVGDVVVVGETFGRVRKLTNWKHQDVKTAYAGDPVQILGIQDLPKPGKILESVSSEKDARAKIQAIQEKASQQTNQSGMQNILDQIGKGDKVQLKLILKADSFGSLEAVKYAVEKLEMPENIELKIIHNDVGDVSDSDIILGNASEAFVVGFNVKVSGSIKKKAESQKVVVKSFDVIYELIDYVDRLSKGLVKPEEKEVYIGRLEVLGVFFKRGKEMIVGGKVLDGEVRNGSFLKAYRGEEQVSGGKITSLKREQENVNTVTSGHECGMKIKVSKKIQEGDILEFHVIE